One Defluviimonas sp. SAOS-178_SWC DNA window includes the following coding sequences:
- a CDS encoding haloacid dehalogenase type II, with amino-acid sequence MTIMTCIFDAYGTLFDVAAAARLAAAEPGHEALAATWPKLAEDWRRKQLEYTWLRAVMGRHTDFWTVTQDGLDWALEAAGLSDPDLRERLLALYWELQAYPEVPAMLAALKAKGLATAILSNGSPDMLAGAVTSAGIGAFLDDTLSVESVGVFKPDARVYRLVTARFACTPESVLFVSSNGWDAAAASGFGFRTAWVNRAGAPMDRLPARPHHVLSDLTAIPDIARP; translated from the coding sequence ATGACCATTATGACCTGCATCTTCGACGCCTACGGCACGCTCTTCGACGTTGCCGCCGCCGCCCGGCTCGCGGCCGCCGAACCGGGACACGAGGCTTTGGCGGCAACCTGGCCGAAACTGGCCGAGGACTGGCGGCGAAAACAGCTCGAATATACCTGGCTTCGGGCCGTCATGGGCCGGCACACCGATTTCTGGACCGTCACGCAGGACGGCCTCGACTGGGCGCTTGAGGCGGCGGGGCTGTCCGATCCGGACCTTCGCGAACGGCTTCTGGCCCTTTACTGGGAGCTTCAGGCCTATCCGGAAGTGCCCGCCATGCTTGCCGCGCTGAAGGCGAAGGGGCTGGCGACCGCGATCCTCTCGAACGGCTCGCCGGACATGCTCGCCGGGGCGGTCACGTCGGCCGGGATCGGCGCATTCCTGGACGATACGCTTTCGGTCGAGAGCGTCGGCGTCTTCAAGCCCGACGCGCGGGTCTACCGGCTCGTGACCGCGCGTTTCGCCTGTACTCCCGAGAGCGTCCTCTTCGTCTCCTCCAACGGCTGGGACGCGGCGGCGGCCTCGGGCTTCGGCTTCCGCACCGCCTGGGTCAACCGGGCGGGGGCGCCGATGGACCGGCTGCCCGCGCGGCCGCACCACGTCTTGTCCGATCTCACCGCAATCCCGGATATCGCACGCCCATGA
- the fabB gene encoding beta-ketoacyl-ACP synthase I, producing the protein MRRVVITGIGIVSPIGNNAAEVEASLRAGKSGIVFAPEYAEHGFRSQIHGMPQIVLEDHIDKRNLRFMGPGAAYNFLAMEQAIADSGLEEKDVSNERSGLIMGSGGPSTSNFFQAHQIVIEKGSPKRMGPFMVTRCMSSTNSACLATPFKIKGVNYSITSACSTSAHCIGNGTELIQMGKQDIVFAGGGEELDWTLSCLFDAMGAMSSKYNDTPETASRAFDATRDGFVIAGGGGVVVLEELEHAKARGARIYAEVTGYGATSDGHDMVAPSGEGGERSMRLAVSTLPEGRKIGYINAHGTSTPAGDVTEVKAIRRVFGEGGVPPISSTKSLTGHSLGATGVHEAIYSLLMLNGNFITASANVSELDPELKPEEIATTYREGVELDSVLSNSFGFGGTNATLLMSKYLG; encoded by the coding sequence ATGCGCCGCGTCGTCATCACCGGGATCGGGATCGTCTCTCCCATCGGCAACAATGCGGCCGAGGTCGAAGCCTCCCTGCGCGCCGGCAAGTCTGGCATCGTCTTCGCGCCGGAATATGCCGAGCACGGCTTTCGCAGCCAGATCCACGGCATGCCGCAGATCGTGCTCGAAGACCACATCGACAAGCGCAACCTGCGTTTCATGGGACCGGGGGCGGCCTACAACTTCCTCGCCATGGAACAGGCGATCGCCGATAGCGGGCTTGAGGAAAAGGACGTCTCGAACGAACGCTCCGGCCTGATCATGGGGTCCGGCGGACCCTCGACCTCGAACTTCTTCCAGGCCCATCAGATCGTAATCGAGAAAGGCTCGCCCAAGCGCATGGGACCATTCATGGTCACCCGCTGCATGTCGTCGACGAACTCCGCCTGCCTTGCGACGCCCTTCAAGATCAAGGGCGTGAACTATTCGATCACCTCGGCCTGCTCGACCTCGGCACATTGCATCGGCAACGGCACCGAGCTGATCCAGATGGGCAAGCAGGACATCGTCTTCGCTGGCGGCGGCGAGGAACTGGACTGGACGCTCTCCTGCCTCTTCGACGCGATGGGGGCGATGTCGTCGAAGTATAACGACACGCCCGAGACCGCATCCCGCGCTTTCGACGCGACGCGCGACGGCTTCGTCATTGCCGGCGGCGGCGGCGTGGTGGTGCTGGAAGAGCTTGAACACGCCAAGGCGCGCGGTGCCAGGATCTACGCCGAAGTCACAGGCTACGGCGCCACATCCGACGGCCACGACATGGTCGCCCCCTCGGGCGAGGGCGGCGAACGGTCGATGCGGCTTGCGGTCTCAACCCTGCCCGAAGGACGCAAGATCGGCTACATCAACGCCCACGGAACCTCGACGCCCGCCGGCGACGTGACCGAGGTGAAGGCGATCCGGCGGGTGTTCGGCGAAGGAGGTGTGCCGCCGATCTCCTCGACGAAGTCGCTGACTGGCCATTCGCTGGGCGCCACAGGCGTGCATGAGGCGATCTATTCGCTTCTGATGCTCAACGGCAATTTCATCACCGCCTCGGCGAATGTCAGCGAACTTGACCCGGAACTGAAACCCGAGGAGATCGCCACCACCTACCGCGAGGGGGTGGAGCTCGATTCCGTCCTGTCGAACAGCTTCGGCTTCGGCGGGACCAATGCCACGCTCCTGATGAGCAAATATCTGGGATAG
- the leuD gene encoding 3-isopropylmalate dehydratase small subunit: MDKFTTLTGVAAPMPLVNIDTDMIIPKQFLKTIKRSGLGKNLFDEMRFTLDGKEIPDFVLNQPAYRNAEVIVAGDNFGCGSSREHAPWALLDFGIRCVISTSFADIFYNNCFKNGILPIVMPQEVVDVLMEDARKGANARMTVDLEAQTVTTSDGQSFAFEVDPFRKHCLLNGLDDIGLTLEKVSSIDTFEQTAAQARPWV, from the coding sequence ATGGACAAATTCACCACCCTCACCGGGGTCGCGGCGCCAATGCCCTTGGTCAACATCGACACCGACATGATCATCCCCAAGCAGTTCCTCAAGACGATCAAGCGCTCGGGCCTCGGCAAGAACCTCTTTGACGAGATGCGCTTCACGCTGGACGGCAAGGAAATCCCGGACTTCGTGCTGAACCAGCCGGCCTACCGGAATGCCGAGGTCATCGTCGCCGGCGACAATTTCGGCTGCGGGTCGAGCCGCGAGCACGCCCCCTGGGCGCTTCTCGACTTCGGCATCCGCTGCGTGATCTCCACCTCCTTCGCCGACATCTTCTACAACAACTGCTTCAAGAACGGCATCCTGCCGATCGTGATGCCGCAGGAGGTCGTGGACGTCCTGATGGAGGATGCGCGGAAAGGCGCCAATGCGCGGATGACGGTGGACCTCGAGGCGCAGACGGTCACCACCTCGGACGGGCAGAGCTTCGCCTTCGAGGTTGACCCGTTCCGCAAGCACTGTCTCCTCAATGGCCTGGACGATATCGGCCTGACGCTGGAGAAAGTTTCCAGCATCGACACATTCGAACAGACGGCGGCCCAGGCTCGTCCTTGGGTCTGA
- the fabA gene encoding bifunctional 3-hydroxydecanoyl-ACP dehydratase/trans-2-decenoyl-ACP isomerase has product MTSFPTRFEKEDLLKCARGELFGPGNAQLPAPPMLMMDRITDISGDRGEHGKGHVVAEFDITPDLWFFDCHFPGNPIMPGCLGLDGLWQLTGFNLGWRGWEGRGYALGVGEVKLTGMVRPDRKMLTYFVDFTKAVQTRRLTMGVADGRVEADGETIYLVKDMKVALSAS; this is encoded by the coding sequence ATGACGAGTTTTCCGACACGGTTCGAGAAGGAAGATCTGTTGAAATGCGCGCGGGGCGAGCTTTTCGGCCCCGGCAATGCGCAATTGCCCGCGCCGCCGATGCTGATGATGGACCGGATCACCGACATCTCGGGGGATCGCGGTGAACACGGCAAGGGTCATGTCGTCGCCGAATTCGACATCACGCCGGATCTGTGGTTCTTCGACTGCCATTTCCCCGGCAATCCGATCATGCCGGGCTGTCTTGGGCTCGACGGCCTCTGGCAACTCACCGGCTTCAACCTCGGCTGGCGCGGCTGGGAAGGGCGCGGCTATGCGCTCGGTGTCGGCGAGGTGAAACTGACCGGCATGGTCCGGCCCGACCGCAAGATGCTGACCTACTTCGTCGACTTCACCAAGGCCGTGCAGACCCGCCGGCTGACGATGGGTGTCGCCGACGGGCGCGTTGAAGCGGATGGCGAGACGATTTATCTCGTGAAGGACATGAAGGTCGCGCTCTCGGCGAGCTGA
- a CDS encoding enoyl-ACP reductase FabI gives MAELMRGKRGLVMGVANERSIAWGIAAALAAEGAELAFSYQGEAFGKRVEPLAASVGSDFLVNVDVTDDASLDSCFATLKDRWGRLDFLIHAIAYSDKNELTGRFINTSRENFKTSLAISCFSFIDVARRASQLMPEGGSLVTLTYAGSNRVTPNYNVMGVAKAALESATRYLANDLGPQKVRVNAISPGPMKTLAGAAIGGARATFRHTEANAPMRANATLETIGGTAVYLCSDYGACTTGEVIRVDGGFHVLGMPQPENL, from the coding sequence ATGGCCGAACTGATGCGAGGAAAGCGCGGGCTCGTTATGGGCGTCGCGAACGAACGCTCCATTGCCTGGGGCATCGCCGCCGCGCTCGCCGCCGAAGGGGCGGAGCTGGCCTTCTCCTACCAGGGCGAGGCGTTCGGCAAACGGGTGGAACCCTTGGCCGCGTCCGTCGGGTCGGATTTCCTCGTCAACGTGGATGTCACGGATGACGCGAGCCTCGACAGCTGTTTCGCAACGCTGAAGGACCGCTGGGGGCGCCTCGATTTCCTGATCCACGCGATTGCCTATTCCGACAAGAACGAGCTGACCGGCCGGTTCATCAACACCAGCCGCGAGAACTTCAAGACATCGCTGGCGATCTCCTGCTTTTCCTTCATCGACGTGGCGCGGCGCGCCTCCCAGTTGATGCCGGAGGGCGGAAGCCTCGTCACCCTGACCTATGCGGGGTCGAACCGGGTGACGCCCAACTACAACGTGATGGGGGTCGCGAAGGCCGCGCTGGAAAGTGCGACGCGCTATCTCGCCAACGATCTCGGGCCGCAGAAAGTCCGGGTCAACGCGATCTCGCCGGGGCCGATGAAGACGCTCGCAGGGGCGGCGATCGGCGGCGCCCGCGCCACTTTCCGCCACACCGAGGCCAACGCGCCGATGCGCGCCAACGCGACGCTTGAGACCATTGGCGGAACGGCGGTCTATCTCTGCTCGGACTACGGCGCCTGCACGACCGGAGAGGTCATCCGCGTCGACGGCGGCTTCCACGTCCTCGGCATGCCGCAGCCGGAAAACCTCTGA
- a CDS encoding threonine ammonia-lyase has protein sequence MNIEMIEAAAERLKGHALRTPLLSSPFLDEIAGRRVFVKPECLQHTGSFKFRGGWSAVSALSPEARAQGVIAYSSGNHAQGVAQAARAHGTPCVILMPADAPRVKIANTRALGAEVVLYDRATGDRDAIGAALAEDRGLTLIKPFDEPQVIAGQGTTGLEIAEQAAEAGVTEAEVLVPCGGGGLTSGIALALEAKAPGLRVRTVEPEGFDDVKRSLASGRIERNTRLSGSLCDAIVTPSPGQITFPILARLCGPGLAVSEDQALAAMAAAFARLHVVIEPGGAVALAAALYHPGEIAGDAVIVVASGGNVDAEIYRKALERFATG, from the coding sequence ATGAACATAGAGATGATCGAGGCCGCAGCCGAACGGTTGAAGGGGCACGCGCTCCGCACCCCGCTTCTTAGCTCACCGTTTCTCGACGAGATTGCCGGACGACGGGTCTTCGTGAAGCCGGAATGCCTCCAGCATACCGGGTCGTTCAAGTTCCGTGGCGGCTGGTCGGCGGTTTCGGCGCTTTCGCCGGAGGCGCGGGCGCAAGGTGTGATCGCGTATTCCTCCGGCAACCACGCGCAAGGCGTGGCACAGGCGGCGCGAGCGCATGGGACGCCTTGCGTGATCCTGATGCCGGCCGACGCGCCGCGGGTGAAGATCGCCAATACCCGCGCACTCGGGGCCGAGGTTGTCCTGTATGACCGCGCCACCGGCGACCGGGACGCGATCGGCGCGGCGCTTGCGGAGGATCGCGGCCTCACGCTGATCAAGCCCTTCGACGAGCCGCAGGTGATCGCCGGGCAGGGCACAACGGGGCTTGAGATCGCCGAACAGGCGGCCGAGGCCGGAGTGACGGAAGCCGAGGTGCTGGTGCCCTGCGGTGGCGGCGGGCTGACGTCCGGCATTGCGCTGGCGCTCGAAGCGAAGGCGCCGGGACTCAGGGTCCGAACGGTCGAGCCGGAAGGCTTCGACGACGTGAAGCGCTCGCTCGCGTCGGGGCGGATCGAACGCAATACGCGGCTCTCGGGGTCGCTCTGCGACGCGATCGTCACGCCGTCGCCGGGCCAGATCACCTTCCCGATCCTCGCCCGGCTTTGCGGGCCGGGCCTTGCGGTGAGCGAGGATCAGGCGCTCGCCGCGATGGCGGCCGCGTTCGCGCGCCTCCATGTGGTGATCGAACCGGGCGGGGCGGTGGCATTGGCCGCTGCCCTTTATCATCCGGGCGAGATCGCGGGCGATGCGGTGATCGTCGTGGCGTCCGGCGGCAATGTCGATGCCGAGATCTACCGCAAGGCGCTCGAACGCTTCGCCACGGGCTGA
- the irrA gene encoding iron response transcriptional regulator IrrA, producing MRWLAQAELRPTRQRLALAGLLVGDGKDRHVTAEGLHAAATRAGEPVSLATVYNTLRAFCEAGLVNEISVDGSRSYFDTRLDDHPHFFWEEEGRLVDAPAEDLKIARLPALPEGAELARVDVVIRLKKTGG from the coding sequence ATGCGCTGGCTCGCGCAGGCGGAGTTGCGGCCGACGCGGCAACGCCTGGCGCTGGCGGGTCTTCTGGTCGGCGATGGCAAGGACCGGCACGTAACGGCCGAAGGCTTGCATGCCGCCGCGACCCGGGCCGGGGAGCCCGTCTCCCTTGCGACCGTCTACAATACGCTCCGCGCTTTCTGCGAGGCCGGGCTGGTCAACGAGATTTCCGTCGACGGCTCGCGCAGCTACTTCGACACCCGGCTTGACGATCACCCGCATTTCTTCTGGGAGGAAGAGGGGCGGCTTGTCGACGCCCCGGCCGAGGATCTGAAGATCGCCCGGCTGCCCGCTTTGCCGGAAGGGGCGGAACTCGCGCGGGTGGACGTGGTGATCCGTCTCAAGAAGACAGGCGGCTGA
- the leuC gene encoding 3-isopropylmalate dehydratase large subunit yields the protein MSPKTLYDKIWDAHVVDTQDDGTCLLYIDRHLVHEVTSPQAFEGLRMAGRGVRAPEKTIAVPDHNVPTTPDRAEGIENEESRIQVEALDKNAKDFGINYYPVNDIRQGIVHIVGPEQGWTLPGMTVVCGDSHTATHGAFGALAHGIGTSEVEHVLATQTLIQKKSKNMKVEITGHLRPGVTAKDITLSVIGATGTAGGTGYVIEYCGEAIRDLSMEGRMTVCNMAIEGGARAGLIAPDEKTFAYVQGRPHAPKGAQWEAALNWWKTLKSDDDAHWDKVVTLKGEDIAPVVTWGTSPEDVLPITGTVPSPEDFKGGKVEAAARSLEYMGLTPGQRLTDIKIDTVFIGSCTNGRIEDLRAAAEILKGKKIAPGIRAMVVPGSGLVRAQAEEEGLAQIFIDAGMEWRLAGCSMCLAMNPDQLAPGERCAATSNRNFEGRQGRGGRTHLMSPAMAAAAAVTGHLTDVRELMAEAV from the coding sequence ATGTCCCCCAAGACACTCTATGACAAGATCTGGGATGCCCATGTCGTCGATACCCAGGACGACGGCACCTGCCTGCTCTATATCGACCGTCACCTCGTCCACGAGGTGACGAGCCCGCAAGCCTTCGAGGGCCTGCGCATGGCGGGGCGCGGTGTGCGCGCGCCGGAAAAGACCATCGCGGTCCCCGACCACAACGTGCCCACGACGCCTGACCGCGCGGAGGGCATCGAGAACGAGGAAAGCCGCATCCAGGTCGAGGCGCTCGACAAGAACGCCAAGGATTTCGGCATCAACTACTACCCGGTGAACGACATCCGCCAGGGGATCGTGCACATCGTCGGGCCGGAGCAGGGCTGGACCCTGCCCGGGATGACGGTGGTCTGCGGCGACAGCCATACCGCCACGCACGGCGCCTTCGGCGCGCTGGCGCACGGGATTGGTACGTCCGAGGTGGAGCATGTGCTTGCCACCCAGACGCTGATCCAGAAGAAGTCCAAGAACATGAAGGTGGAGATCACCGGGCACTTGCGTCCGGGTGTCACCGCCAAGGACATCACGCTTTCGGTGATCGGAGCGACCGGCACCGCCGGCGGCACCGGCTATGTCATCGAATATTGCGGTGAGGCGATCCGCGATCTTTCCATGGAAGGCCGCATGACCGTCTGCAACATGGCGATCGAAGGCGGTGCGCGCGCGGGTCTCATCGCGCCGGACGAGAAGACTTTTGCCTATGTGCAGGGCCGTCCCCACGCGCCGAAGGGCGCGCAGTGGGAAGCCGCGCTGAACTGGTGGAAGACGCTGAAGTCGGACGACGACGCCCATTGGGACAAGGTCGTGACGCTGAAGGGCGAGGATATCGCCCCCGTCGTCACCTGGGGCACCAGCCCCGAGGACGTGCTGCCGATCACCGGCACCGTGCCCTCGCCGGAAGACTTCAAGGGCGGCAAGGTCGAGGCGGCTGCGCGGTCGCTGGAATATATGGGCCTGACGCCGGGCCAGAGGCTGACCGACATCAAGATCGACACGGTCTTCATCGGCTCCTGCACCAACGGCCGGATCGAGGATTTGCGGGCGGCCGCCGAGATCCTGAAGGGCAAGAAGATCGCGCCGGGCATCCGCGCGATGGTCGTGCCGGGCTCGGGCCTCGTGCGCGCGCAGGCGGAAGAGGAAGGTCTGGCGCAGATCTTCATCGATGCGGGGATGGAATGGCGGCTTGCCGGCTGCTCCATGTGCCTCGCGATGAACCCCGACCAGCTTGCGCCCGGCGAGCGCTGCGCGGCGACGTCGAACCGCAACTTCGAAGGCCGTCAGGGCCGGGGCGGACGCACCCACCTGATGTCGCCGGCGATGGCGGCGGCGGCGGCGGTCACGGGGCATCTGACCGATGTGCGTGAGTTGATGGCGGAAGCGGTGTAA
- a CDS encoding glycosyltransferase family 2 protein codes for MHFASLNDLLAKGAGLLAKGPVALVFAEDAVEIASTVTHHAAAGFREVVVFLPEGIDIPATVEAAAQWVRHDTHAPQALETAVNALIAIAPATTWLYYCYNAEYLFFPFCETRSVGELLTFHAEERRDAMLTYVVDLYAPDLGRAPNAVSLDEAMLDRSGYYAQARRDPANHNHPKERQLDFFGGLRWRFEEHIPKARRKIDRIALFRPQAGLRLRPDHTFSIEEYNTYACPWHHNLTAAVASFRAAKALATNPGSKFDIQGFTWRNSAKFDWHSQQLMDLGLMEPGQWF; via the coding sequence ATGCACTTCGCCTCGCTGAACGACCTCCTCGCCAAGGGCGCGGGGCTTCTGGCCAAAGGGCCGGTGGCGCTCGTCTTTGCCGAGGACGCGGTGGAGATCGCCTCGACCGTCACGCATCACGCGGCGGCGGGGTTCCGCGAGGTCGTGGTCTTCCTGCCCGAGGGCATCGACATCCCCGCGACGGTCGAGGCGGCGGCGCAATGGGTGCGCCACGACACGCACGCGCCGCAGGCGCTGGAGACGGCGGTCAATGCGTTGATCGCGATCGCCCCGGCGACGACCTGGCTTTATTACTGCTACAACGCGGAATACCTCTTCTTCCCGTTCTGCGAGACACGCAGCGTGGGCGAGTTGCTGACCTTCCATGCCGAGGAGCGGCGCGACGCGATGCTGACCTACGTGGTCGACCTCTACGCGCCCGACCTCGGCCGCGCGCCGAATGCCGTCAGCCTCGACGAGGCGATGCTCGACCGCTCGGGCTACTACGCGCAGGCGCGGCGCGATCCGGCGAACCACAACCATCCGAAAGAGCGCCAGCTCGACTTCTTCGGCGGCCTGCGCTGGCGGTTCGAGGAGCATATCCCGAAAGCCCGGCGCAAGATCGACCGGATCGCGCTCTTCCGGCCGCAGGCGGGGCTCAGGCTGCGGCCGGATCACACGTTCAGCATCGAGGAATACAACACCTATGCCTGCCCTTGGCACCATAACCTCACAGCTGCGGTCGCCTCGTTCCGCGCGGCAAAGGCGCTGGCGACAAATCCCGGTTCGAAATTCGATATCCAGGGCTTCACCTGGCGCAATTCGGCGAAGTTCGACTGGCATTCGCAGCAGCTCATGGATCTGGGGCTGATGGAACCGGGGCAATGGTTCTGA
- a CDS encoding endonuclease/exonuclease/phosphatase family protein produces the protein MRVATYNADLSRKGPGLLLRDILTGTDPQVEAAASVIAAAAPDVLLLTGIDYDLDLVALNAFAGRIAIKGRDYPHRFALRPNTGWATGIDVDGDGRTGGPGDAQGFGRFAGEGGMAILSRLPLGPAEDYSGFLWRDLPGALIDGAELSPEASTVQRLSSTGHWAVPVDLPGGGTLTLLAWHASPPVFDGPEDRNGRRNHDEAAFWSRLLDGALPYPPPKGPLVLLGDANLDTVDGDGQPDALKALLNGDRFRDPKPASTGGVAAAGQGGANVGQSGDPALDTADWPDDPGPGNMRVDYVLPSSALKVTAAGVWWPEPGSDAAVLAEAASRHRLVWVDLDLP, from the coding sequence CTGCGCGTTGCCACCTACAATGCCGACCTTTCCCGCAAGGGGCCGGGGCTCCTCCTGCGCGACATACTCACGGGCACTGACCCCCAGGTCGAGGCGGCGGCATCGGTGATCGCCGCGGCAGCGCCGGACGTGCTGCTTCTGACCGGCATCGACTACGACCTCGACCTTGTCGCCCTCAACGCCTTTGCCGGGCGGATCGCCATCAAGGGCCGGGACTATCCGCATCGTTTCGCGCTCAGGCCGAATACCGGCTGGGCCACGGGGATCGACGTCGACGGCGACGGTCGGACTGGCGGGCCGGGCGACGCTCAGGGGTTCGGACGGTTCGCGGGCGAGGGGGGAATGGCGATACTGTCGCGCCTGCCTCTCGGGCCGGCAGAGGACTATTCGGGATTTCTCTGGCGCGATCTGCCCGGCGCGCTGATCGACGGCGCCGAGTTGTCGCCCGAAGCATCGACGGTACAGCGACTTTCTTCGACCGGCCACTGGGCGGTTCCGGTGGATCTGCCGGGCGGCGGGACCCTGACGCTCCTGGCCTGGCATGCCTCGCCGCCGGTCTTCGACGGGCCGGAGGATCGCAACGGACGGCGCAACCACGACGAGGCCGCATTCTGGTCGCGCCTGCTGGACGGCGCCTTGCCATATCCCCCACCGAAAGGGCCGCTGGTTCTGCTCGGCGATGCCAATCTCGACACCGTGGACGGCGATGGCCAGCCGGACGCGTTAAAGGCGTTGCTGAACGGCGACCGGTTCCGCGATCCGAAACCTGCGAGTACGGGCGGCGTGGCGGCGGCGGGGCAGGGGGGCGCGAACGTCGGGCAATCGGGCGATCCGGCCCTCGACACGGCGGACTGGCCAGACGATCCGGGCCCGGGCAACATGCGCGTGGACTATGTGCTTCCCTCGTCGGCGCTGAAGGTGACGGCGGCGGGGGTCTGGTGGCCGGAACCCGGCAGCGATGCGGCTGTGCTGGCCGAGGCCGCGTCGCGCCACCGGCTGGTCTGGGTCGATCTCGATCTGCCGTGA
- a CDS encoding alpha/beta fold hydrolase yields the protein MTLLHFTASDGARLAYRDEGEGLPVLCLAGLTRSSTDFDFVAPHLSHVRLIRADYRGRGGSEWTGAASYTVPREAQDALELLDHLGLEQVALLGTSRGGLIGMMLAATSRHRLLGLCFNDIGPVIERTGLEKIFDYVGRNPAAKTMDELVARMPKAMPGFANIPEERWRAFAERLYVEVPEGLHIRYDPELRTSFLAAFDGPEVDLWPVFDACAGLPLALIRGANSDLLSEATAKEMRRRRPDMIHANVPDRAHVPFLDEAESLTALTAWLGLMR from the coding sequence ATGACGCTCCTTCATTTCACGGCCTCCGACGGCGCCCGCCTTGCCTACCGTGACGAGGGCGAAGGGTTGCCCGTCCTCTGCCTCGCGGGCCTCACGCGCTCGTCGACGGATTTCGACTTCGTCGCACCTCATCTCAGCCATGTCCGGCTGATCCGGGCAGACTATCGCGGACGCGGCGGATCGGAATGGACTGGCGCGGCGAGCTATACGGTCCCGCGCGAGGCGCAGGATGCGCTCGAACTCCTCGACCATCTCGGTCTCGAGCAGGTGGCGCTGCTCGGCACCTCTCGCGGCGGGCTTATCGGCATGATGCTGGCGGCGACCTCGCGACACCGGCTTCTCGGTCTTTGCTTCAACGATATCGGCCCGGTTATCGAGCGGACGGGGCTGGAGAAGATCTTCGACTATGTCGGCCGAAATCCTGCGGCAAAGACGATGGACGAACTCGTGGCGCGGATGCCGAAGGCGATGCCGGGCTTTGCGAACATCCCCGAGGAACGCTGGCGCGCCTTTGCCGAACGGCTCTATGTCGAGGTGCCGGAGGGCCTGCACATCCGCTACGATCCGGAACTGCGGACCAGTTTCCTTGCGGCCTTCGACGGGCCGGAGGTCGACCTCTGGCCCGTGTTCGACGCCTGCGCCGGCCTGCCTCTTGCGCTGATCCGAGGGGCGAATTCCGATCTTCTGTCGGAGGCAACGGCAAAGGAGATGCGGCGCCGGCGGCCGGACATGATCCATGCGAACGTGCCGGACCGCGCCCATGTGCCCTTCCTCGACGAGGCCGAAAGCCTCACCGCCCTTACCGCCTGGCTGGGATTGATGCGATGA